The following nucleotide sequence is from Veillonellaceae bacterium.
CCTCCTCATTTTCTCGAGGTTTATTTAAAAAAAACATTTGTATAATGTTATAAAAAAACAACCCGGTAATAATTACAAATGTACCTATTATAACAAAGAATACTGCCAAATCTTTTATTAGCAACTGTCCAGGGCTCTGAATGTACCCAAAAACATAACTAAAATACAACACACTGGCTGCCAATAGGCCTGCAATTATAAACATAACCTTGCTGCCTAAAACCCGGGACAATTTGTCATTGATATTCAAAAAAAACCCTCCATATCGCAAAACTGCATATTATAATTTAGTGAATATCCCCCTATCTGGACTTGTCCAAACAGCGGGTTGTCCCATTTTTCGAAATAATGCCCGCGGTGTTGCATATACAGTAGCTAAGGCTGTTAATACCCAATAGACAAATGGATACCAGATAACCCAAAACAAATACCGAGGAATTGATTTTTCATATTTTTGGTCAATGGTTAAACCGATAAGAAATTGCAGCAAACATATAAATGCTAGCATAGCGCCTTTCCATTCTGGAATGATAGGAATACCCGGAAGGCCAGTGGGGTAAAATAGATTAATAAGCCCAATAATTGCCATTAAAATAAAACTATATGACCATATAACGGACAACACATACTCTATATATACCGGCCATAAACGACGCTGTTTCCAACTCCTCCAGATATCAGCATGACGGCGGATAACTTCTCCACCACCTTGTGCCCATCTTACTCTTTGTCGCCATAAACCAACGATTGTCTCTGGCACCAATATCCAACATAATGCATTTGGTTCATAACGGATATCCCAAAACCTTTTTTCCAGTTTCCATGTGATATTGATATCATCAGTAATCATGTCGGTATCCCATAAACCGGCGTCAAAAATAGCTTGCTTACGAAATGCCGCAATTACACCAGATACAGTTAACACTTTACCTAAAATTCGCTGTGTACGTTTAATCATTCCGATAATCGTGGAGTATTCACCCACCTGAATTTTTGCTAAAAGGGATGTGCGGTTTCTAACCCGCGGATTACCAGTAACCGCCCCCACACGCGGGCCATTAAAATGACTGACCATCCAGTGCATCGCCCATGGGTCAAGATACGCATCGGCATCAATGCAAATCAGGATATCCCCTCTGCTCGCTAATGCCCCATAACGCAGCGCCGAAGGTTTACCCATATTTTTATTTAGCAATAACAACCGTACTCGTTCGTCTTTAGCCTCAATTTCCTGGATAATAGTTGCTGTAGAATCTGTACTAGCATCATCAAGAACGATAACTTCAAAGTTAGGATATTGAGAAGTAAGTACGGCTTCAATAGTACTGCGGATAGCGTCTTCTTCATTGCGGGCCGGAATCAAAACTGATACCATCGGATATTCTTTTAACTCTGGCACCGATTTTTCTCCCCGTTCCCGCCGCAAATAGAAATACGATGCGCCAATCATCCAGACAATACTCATTGCCAATGGGTAATAGAAAACATAGTTCTCTAATAACTTAAACCAGTTATATGTTTCCACCCTATTTCACCCCTTGGTTTATATTCTATCTAACTACATGATTGTAGTTATTCCGAAAAAACGTTCTCCGGATAATAAGCAATATGAATGGCGCCTTTTTTCTTAAGCGCATTTGTAAAGCGTTTAATTTCATTTGCGCTTAACCAGCGATTTTTATTCCAATCATAGGTTTGCAATTTGAACACAGTTTTTTGCGCATTCTGCGGATTCTTTAAGGCAGTTGTTGCTAATTCTTCCAACCACCCAACTGGATCCTCATATTCTTTTTCTAAATAAGGATACGCCATAATCACTGTATAATCATAAGTATTCAAATACTGCTCATAATTTTGTCCAAACCATTCTTCCGATTCCGGCTCAGTAATAACGACAGAGTAAATATTTCGCGCACTGCCAATATTAGTCCGGTATTCTTTAGCTGTGGCATGTAGCTTTACAGTCAGCGCAGTGAGAGCATTTGTTTTCATTTTCACCCAGCGTTTATTCAATTCAGGATTAGCTTGCAGTAATTCTGGCGTAAGCTCAAACCCTGTCTCGGCTTTAAATGCTTGCTTAGCAGCTGGCGAGAAATCTTCAAAATCATTTAGATATACATCATCTTGAAATAAAATGCCATTAACATCACAGTATTTTACAAGATCAATAACCATTGCCGTCAGGCGATCACCAACTTCAGCACTAAAGGGAGTTGCCCGACGATACCAGCCTGAATTCTTTTCATCATAGGCCACAACCGCTGTCTCGGGCTTATCATTGATAATCCACTGCATTGCCAGTGTCGGCAGCCATGCATAAATCGTAAAATTACCTTCTGCCTGTAGTCGCGCAACTGTATGACTAAACAAATCGGCTTTAACAGGTGCCTCCGTTGTATGAAAATATACACTTTTAATATTGCCTGATGCATCTTCATCACTAAAAGCTTGCAGATAAACAGTATTTACACCAGAAGCCAAAAGACGATCAATCGCCAAATTCAAATTTTCTTCTGTCTGTGCGGTACTGTCCGGATCATAAATTGCGTCTAAATCCAGTTGCGCGGCTTTTATTGGCGCCTTATTAGCTGTACTAAGTAATTGCGCAAACTTTTTCGTGGATGGATTATCCGTTATGATAATACGATTGGCTTCTTTTAAAGCCTGTTTCCCCAGGCGGTTACGGCCATCGTTTAAGGCAAAGCAAGCTTCAAAGCCTGCCGCGAAAGCCTCATCAATAGCTAACTGGGAGTAGGCGCCATAAGGCCAAACTAGCGCGCGAACCGGATGCCCTAGCTCTCTTTCCAATACTGTTTTCGTTGTCTTTAAATCACTTGCTACCCGTTGCCGGTAATCGGTAACCGACTCATATTTTCCTCCCCTATATTGTAAATTGCCTAACAACGGTCCCCGATCACCTTGGGGATTAATATTCGTAAAACGATGGCCAGCATGAGAATGGGAGGCAATCGTAACCAACCCAGAAGCTTCCATCTCCCGCATTTGCTGCCATGTTAGTAGCGGTCCTAAATCAGCAGGAGCATAATCCAGCCATGATGTAACAATGGCCATCATCCCCGGATAATTATATTCTTTCAGAATGGGAAATATTTTTGTATAGAATGACTGATACCCATCATCAAAAGTTAGCATAACCGGTTTATCCGGTAGCTTTTCCTCTCCCTTTGATGCCGCAATATATTTTTCCAATGAAATAGGTGTATAGCCATTTTCCTTCAAATAATCAAAATGACTTTTTAGAACAGTAGGCGTTACAGTATATACATTATTACCAGGTTTTTCAGCGACATCATGATAACATAAAATTAAAACATCATTTGCCAAAGCAGGAGAGTTAAAAGAGAATAACACTCCTAGTAAGCATAATATAGTTATCAGCATTTTTCTGCTCATCAAACACCAAACCTCCTAACTACCACATGAAATAGTAATTAACATCAAGTTGCCTATCAGCAAATTGAAGATCTCCTCCTGTATTTGTTGAGTAACCAGTACGCAACCCATAACCAATTCCAACTACCAAGGCTTGATTACGAACAAAATTGTATCCATATTCAAGGCGGACGGTAGGATTAAAGTCAACAGGCTCTGGCCGATCGCGG
It contains:
- the pgaC gene encoding poly-beta-1,6 N-acetyl-D-glucosamine synthase, with translation METYNWFKLLENYVFYYPLAMSIVWMIGASYFYLRRERGEKSVPELKEYPMVSVLIPARNEEDAIRSTIEAVLTSQYPNFEVIVLDDASTDSTATIIQEIEAKDERVRLLLLNKNMGKPSALRYGALASRGDILICIDADAYLDPWAMHWMVSHFNGPRVGAVTGNPRVRNRTSLLAKIQVGEYSTIIGMIKRTQRILGKVLTVSGVIAAFRKQAIFDAGLWDTDMITDDINITWKLEKRFWDIRYEPNALCWILVPETIVGLWRQRVRWAQGGGEVIRRHADIWRSWKQRRLWPVYIEYVLSVIWSYSFILMAIIGLINLFYPTGLPGIPIIPEWKGAMLAFICLLQFLIGLTIDQKYEKSIPRYLFWVIWYPFVYWVLTALATVYATPRALFRKMGQPAVWTSPDRGIFTKL
- the pgaB gene encoding poly-beta-1,6-N-acetyl-D-glucosamine N-deacetylase PgaB; amino-acid sequence: MMSRKMLITILCLLGVLFSFNSPALANDVLILCYHDVAEKPGNNVYTVTPTVLKSHFDYLKENGYTPISLEKYIAASKGEEKLPDKPVMLTFDDGYQSFYTKIFPILKEYNYPGMMAIVTSWLDYAPADLGPLLTWQQMREMEASGLVTIASHSHAGHRFTNINPQGDRGPLLGNLQYRGGKYESVTDYRQRVASDLKTTKTVLERELGHPVRALVWPYGAYSQLAIDEAFAAGFEACFALNDGRNRLGKQALKEANRIIITDNPSTKKFAQLLSTANKAPIKAAQLDLDAIYDPDSTAQTEENLNLAIDRLLASGVNTVYLQAFSDEDASGNIKSVYFHTTEAPVKADLFSHTVARLQAEGNFTIYAWLPTLAMQWIINDKPETAVVAYDEKNSGWYRRATPFSAEVGDRLTAMVIDLVKYCDVNGILFQDDVYLNDFEDFSPAAKQAFKAETGFELTPELLQANPELNKRWVKMKTNALTALTVKLHATAKEYRTNIGSARNIYSVVITEPESEEWFGQNYEQYLNTYDYTVIMAYPYLEKEYEDPVGWLEELATTALKNPQNAQKTVFKLQTYDWNKNRWLSANEIKRFTNALKKKGAIHIAYYPENVFSE